The following proteins are co-located in the Triticum aestivum cultivar Chinese Spring chromosome 1A, IWGSC CS RefSeq v2.1, whole genome shotgun sequence genome:
- the LOC123041886 gene encoding MADS-box transcription factor 58 isoform X2 → MQILNEQLAAPSTGLMVKESASPGSGSGSAGGAAEKMGRGRIEIKRIENTTNRQVTFCKRRNGLLKKAYELSVLCDAEVALIVFSGRGRLYEYSNNSVKATIERYKKATSDTSSAGTVAEINAQHYQQESAKLKQQITTLQNSNRTLIGDTMATMSHRDLKQLEGRLDKGLGKIRARKNELLCAEIEYMQRREMELQNNNFFLREKVAETERGQQQTLNMMGAASTSNEYEQNMIHCDPRTFLQFNFMQQHPQYCSQQEDRKSFNSVGR, encoded by the exons ATGCAGATACTCAACGAGCAGCTGGCTGCACCATCCACAGGCCTAATG GTGAAGGAGTCTGCGTccccggggtcggggtcgggatcGGCAGGGGGGGCTGCTGAGAAGATGGGGAGAGGGAGGATCGAGATCAAGCGCATCGAGAACACCACGAACCGGCAGGTCACCTTCTGCAAGCGCCGCAACGGCCTCCTGAAGAAGGCGTACGAGCTCTCGGTGCTCTGCGACGCCGAGGTGGCGCTCATCGTCTTCTCCGGCCGCGGGCGCCTCTACGAGTACTCCAACAACAG CGTGAAAGCAACCATTGAGAGATACAAGAAGGCAACAAGTGACACCTCCAGCGCTGGTACAGTCGCAGAGATCAATGCCCAG CACTACCAGCAGGAATCTGCGAAGCTGAAGCAGCAGATAACCACCTTGCAGAACTCCAACAG GACTCTAATAGGCGATACAATGGCCACCATGAGCCACAGAGACCTGAAGCAGCTGGAGGGAAGGCTGGACAAAGGCCTAGGAAAGATTAGAGCAAGAAAG AACGAATTACTATGCGCTGAAATTGAGTACATGCAGAGAAGG GAAATGGAGCTGCAGAATAACAACTTCTTCTTGAGGGAAAAA GTAGCTGAGACTGAAAGGGGGCAACAGCAGACGTTGAACATGATGGGGGCGGCTTCGACATCGAATGAGTACGAGCAAAATATGATCCATTGTGATCCGAGAACCTTCCTGCAGTTCAACTTCATGCAGCAGCACCCTCAGTACTGCTCCCAGCAGGAGGACCGAAAAAGTTTCAACTCAG TTGGAAGGTGA
- the LOC123041886 gene encoding MADS-box transcription factor 58 isoform X1, translating to MATTGWGNSRYARRGRDSARGSGAYSLRKPQRERHHQGEEMDHSLSFSSYLQRRVQEVAAQENRVKESASPGSGSGSAGGAAEKMGRGRIEIKRIENTTNRQVTFCKRRNGLLKKAYELSVLCDAEVALIVFSGRGRLYEYSNNSVKATIERYKKATSDTSSAGTVAEINAQHYQQESAKLKQQITTLQNSNRTLIGDTMATMSHRDLKQLEGRLDKGLGKIRARKNELLCAEIEYMQRREMELQNNNFFLREKVAETERGQQQTLNMMGAASTSNEYEQNMIHCDPRTFLQFNFMQQHPQYCSQQEDRKSFNSVGR from the exons ATGGCTACTACTGGGTGGGGAAATAGTAGATACGCAAGAAGAGGGAGAGATTCGGCTAGGGGCAGTGGTGCTTACTCTCTAAGAAAGCCGCAGAGAGAAAGGCACCACCAAGGAGAGGAGATGGATCACAGCCTCTCCTTTTCTTCCTATCTCCAAAGAAGGGTCCAAGAAGTAGCAGCTCAAGAGAATCGG GTGAAGGAGTCTGCGTccccggggtcggggtcgggatcGGCAGGGGGGGCTGCTGAGAAGATGGGGAGAGGGAGGATCGAGATCAAGCGCATCGAGAACACCACGAACCGGCAGGTCACCTTCTGCAAGCGCCGCAACGGCCTCCTGAAGAAGGCGTACGAGCTCTCGGTGCTCTGCGACGCCGAGGTGGCGCTCATCGTCTTCTCCGGCCGCGGGCGCCTCTACGAGTACTCCAACAACAG CGTGAAAGCAACCATTGAGAGATACAAGAAGGCAACAAGTGACACCTCCAGCGCTGGTACAGTCGCAGAGATCAATGCCCAG CACTACCAGCAGGAATCTGCGAAGCTGAAGCAGCAGATAACCACCTTGCAGAACTCCAACAG GACTCTAATAGGCGATACAATGGCCACCATGAGCCACAGAGACCTGAAGCAGCTGGAGGGAAGGCTGGACAAAGGCCTAGGAAAGATTAGAGCAAGAAAG AACGAATTACTATGCGCTGAAATTGAGTACATGCAGAGAAGG GAAATGGAGCTGCAGAATAACAACTTCTTCTTGAGGGAAAAA GTAGCTGAGACTGAAAGGGGGCAACAGCAGACGTTGAACATGATGGGGGCGGCTTCGACATCGAATGAGTACGAGCAAAATATGATCCATTGTGATCCGAGAACCTTCCTGCAGTTCAACTTCATGCAGCAGCACCCTCAGTACTGCTCCCAGCAGGAGGACCGAAAAAGTTTCAACTCAG TTGGAAGGTGA